A window of Megachile rotundata isolate GNS110a chromosome 11, iyMegRotu1, whole genome shotgun sequence genomic DNA:
CCAGCATTTGCCAGGAGATCCAACAACTTCACTAAAGCTGTGCACGTTGCTTTTGCTATATTACctgataatttatttatatccaCTGGATCGTGAACGCCATTTGGATGATCATCAGACTTTAGaaaaaaatagtttaaaaaacATACCTTTTAACGTTATGTAAAATTACATTCACATTTAAACACAccttaataataaatacttcCGTCCAGCGAATAAATCTACTCGTTCCCTTGTAATCGGTACCATTATGTACCCTAATTGATGGGATGCCATCCATCTGCTGTCCATCAATAGGACTTTTAACTCTGAAATTGAACAACGTTTTTTATGTTTACAGTCCATCATTAATTTCCAAGTTCAGAAATGTACAGTCTTCAAACATCTTCAAGAAATAATTATGAGGATATTTACCCTAAGTTGAATTGCAAATCATTGTCGACCCATTTTATGTTTACTGTTTCATCGGGTTCAAGTGCTCCTTGTCGACCGCATCCGATTGAAAAGTCTTGCATATTCTTTAGGGCAGCTTTCAAAGCTTCCATTTTTTCTGGCATTATCTCTACCATCAAACCATCTTCTACTATACTAGATTTGGCTGAAAGACCCATCGACGATTTCAATGCTCCATTAATGACAATAAAACTTGTACCCGTCACTATGccaaaaatgtagaatttatataaaaagataATTATATACGTATTGTAACCAATACACGTATTATGTACGAATTGTAATCAATTAAATACACACCCGTTCTTGGTTTATTATTGATACTTATCGCTTGTGTCTGATAACTGCTCTCGTCGCCGGTATTGGTTTGTATACAGACTAAATGAGAGTCAGCAGATATACTAAAGTTCGAAGCGTACGCTAGTACATGATCATTGGAATTATTTAAGCCCTTGATCACTTGATCATATCGATTTTTCGGGAACATTACATCGGTCATTCTGTTTCTCAAGTGAATAGTCAATCCTCTTACACCTGGTAACGTGTATCCAAAATTTCGGAAATCTGCCAACACTTTCATAACGGTATGTCCTATTTCAAAGTACAATGCATCTCGAAATCGAACAGAAAATAAAGGACAGGGGTAGTAACGATATTCTGCTCCAAGCCGTAAAACAAGACGTAATGGAAATACCTTCGCCCATGGAGTTTCCCATCTAAAAATCCACaagattcaaatttaaattataattattaagtttCCTTACTGTACTATGCTATTAAAAAAAGAACCTACCTGTGAACTAGAAGACCAAACAGGAATGGAGCAGGAggtaatacaattttttgtaaaCACTGTAATGTTTGGCGAATGAATAAAAATCCTGCATGTTCTCGAGAATCCAAAAGATTGCCTCCTTGAAAGACAGCGAATCCCAATTCAGATACAGTATTACCTATATtcagattattattaaattgtgtCAATAAATTACCATAAAGATAAAACAAATAAACTATACTTGACAACCTTTAATAGCTTCTAAATACAATTGATTGATGAAGATGAGCAGATCTTTTGGTATTCTGGTTTCATCGGGTAATACTTCAACCAATAATATAACTTCATCCTGCCCCACACAAGCTAATCCCTTTGACGTAATGTTCCAACATGTTTTATTTATGCAACATTGTACTATGaagttaaatgaattaatatttatttaaattgaaggTGCCAGTCACTTTTAATTTATACTTACATGTCAATATTTTGACATATGCATAAAGATTTCGGTTAATTGCAAACATAATAGGTGGTTCGCATTCATTTTTCAGTGTTTTGTATAAAAGTCCCTCGTCCGTTACAGCGTGGTAAGATACTTCTGTTTTGTTAAATTGAATAAACTAGTATAATGTAGTTTAAGAATAAAGTCGATATAACATGAGCAACGTTACTTACGCCCTTTATGTATCGTTACGGTTGGAGGAAGGACATTAGGATCCTGTGGTATATAACTTTCTGTAACTGGATCCAAACGTGGCACATTTTGTCGTTTAGCAGTAGTATTCGATACGGACGATCCGGGGGTTGGTATCCTCTTATTCCCTGATTTCCGGTATGGTGGTTTCAAATCCCAGGACATGTCTAATTCTGTCAGGTCACAGCCAGGCCTTATTCCTGTGTTTTAGTTAGAGGTGCATAAAACCAAAACAAACAGGAAGGAGCAGGTCCAGTGAGAGGGTTAAATGTTTTCAGGAAGCATAAAACAAACGAAACTATAATGGGCATGGGAGTATAACTTCAACTCAAAAAGCTAAAAACATAATATCAGGGTATGTTATGTACAAATTAAAGTGTAGTATTATCGTACAGAGATGCATAGTGTATGATATTAAATGctatattatttttagtattattacATGTTAATTGCATAACTGTATAATGCTTTAATGCGATTTTCATCTTTGACAAACAAAACGTTGTATAGTATTAGTAGAATTATTTTTGAGTAAATGACTTTACTTACCATCACTAAACATGACCGATTTTGAAACTTCAGGCCGATTCTTCGTACCACCTTCTCTTTTAAGAACTCCAACAGGTACCATAACCGTGGGTGGTGGTGGTAATCCGCCAGCTAACTGTTGCAAGGGTGGTATAGTTGAACAGTACTCCATGGGATTATTTGGGTTAGGCTGTCTCCCCTATAACCATTTGTCGAATACTCCTAACATTCACGTTTATTTCTCTATCCAGCAAACACAGATTATACATATAGTACAATATAAAGCTATACACAGAATAAAAGAttgagaaaaattgaatttttcacaTTGATAGAAGTATTCTGTGCTTACTGGACATtcactacaattaatataaaaagcAGGCAAGTAATTTTGTACAGAAAATGCTACAATCAAAAAACATGCTTTACATTTGCAATGCACAATTAATACATGACAAAAGAAACAATGCAAATAGATAAAATAtactgtaattttattaattaggtatttgaaaatataaaatctaaataatatGACAATCAGAACTTTAcagatttattttcatttcgtgGCTATAATATTTATGAAGTTCTTTATAAGAAAGAAGTATTCAACAAGTTGTTATAGGTGATTACTAAACTTATGCTAACATttagatgaaataaaaaaaatagctTATTTAAATTGACTTTATGATACATACACTATAAATAAGCTAAACAAATAACACAGACTTTTGGACTTGTAAGTTAAGGAATGTTTAAAAGTATAAAGTACACTATTATTTTTACAAGTTACTGAGAAAAGGAAATTCTATACAACTGAAGATAATAATTCAATGCTATTACAATCCAGTAAATCAGctactattattttaaattacatggGAACACTAGGTGGTGAAACGTTAACTTCTTCTAACAGAATTAATGATTCATATGCACAAAAGATACACAGCAAACTGATAcatgataatttatatttaacatacCTGGGGCgaattaatatcattattatttaCACATGTAGAATAACCAGAAGACCATTCTCCTATACTTTGCTCTGATTcagctgaaaaataaaaattttaatttacataaaataattgcttTAATGACATTTTCCTTATGTTAGTACTAAAAAATGATTGAAGGAGAACTACCTTTGGTAAGAAGCTGATAACAAGAAACACAGACTCGTGAATTAATGTTTCCTTGATATTCTAATTTATACTTCATATTACAGCATTTACTACATAACACTTTTCCACATGCACGACAATGATGTCGTCTTTTCATTACTGTAAATTTTACATCACAAAGCATACAACTAGGTGCCTCACTGTCAGGGACCCAGAATGGAGGTTGTTTGCCCAAAATGGAATTAGTTTCTGGTAAAGAATTATCTAAAATATCTGGTGAAGATCCTTGATCTTCTTTTGTACCATCAATATTTGATTGTGCATGGCCTGATGGTGTATCACTTGTAGAACCCACTATTTGATGTTCATTGGTATTATTAGTCAAAACAATGTCTAAAGTTTGAGGACGTACTGGCTTCTCTGATTCACCATTGGTATCACTTACATTTGGTCTTGTAGATGCTTCTATAGATGTAGATATCGCATCATTActactttttattttatcatttaacaCAGTTATTTCAGGTGCAATTGCAGGTTTTTCTTCAGAAACATTATCAATATCACCTGGGATTTTCAATTCACAAGCTTGATTATCTTGTGCATGACTTTCCTTCTCTTCTTTTAACTGTATTTCAGTTTTACCATTACTCAATGAACCTTGGTTAATGTTTAAATTATACATACAATGTTCTTGAGTGTCtttgatattttttacattAGGCAAACATGTATTCTCTGAAGTCACACAAACATTTTCATGTAGTAATTGCACTTCTTTACTGCTTTTACTACTTGAAATACTGCTGTCTTTCAATTCAGCATTGAATTGTGAACTTTGCTGCTCTGTTACATTACTTAGCGTGTCTTTATGCACTTTATCTTTCTCATAATTGATTACTGAAATATTGTCAGTTTCGTGACTTGCttctttttgtataattataggaGATTCTGTTACCAAACTTTCAGATACATGGTCTACATGTTTGCCATTATCTACTTGATCTGGAAAAGTGTTTTGTGTTGTAGTTTCTAATATATTTTCATGTGATTTATGCACTTTATCAGTTTCATGCTTAGCATATTCCTCATtcaatttttcttcttcttctaattCTATTAAGTACTTTGTTAATTCATCTTCTGataaattatcaatattactaaaTCCAATTGGTTTACTTGCTACATTTAAACTATTCTCATGTTGATCAGTTGAACCAGAGTCTTccacatttaattttatttcattttcttctaacTGTGTAGAATTACTTTCACATTGATAACTTTGACTATAAGTACTTTCAGGTATAGAACTATTTTCTTCATTCCTTATATTGGTATCTTCCTgtaaatcagaatcataatcatTTGTTTTACTTACAATTTCCACTTTATTACTTGACTCAGTATGCACTTGGTTCAATGTGACTTCTTTCAAAATCTCTTCTTCATTTTTCGTTTCATCAAAATGTATTGTGTGAATATTTTTCACAGAGTCTTCTTTGATATCATTCTCAAGTTTAATAGGTACTTCTAATGCTATGGACACATCTTGATGGCTTGAAGCAGATGTTTCTCTGGTTATGCTAGCTACATCACCTGGTTGCTTAAGCGCtatactcttatcactatcttTAATAGAGCTCTGAACAAAGTGAGATTCTTCACCTTCATGATAAGTAGTTTTAGATTCTATATCAGACTGCACTTTCTGCTCACTTAATACAGAATGAATACAATCTGAACTCCCAGGTGGTGCATTTATATATTCGTTCAAGCTACTAAAGACATTACTAACACTAGGTTTTAGATTACactgatttaattttttaccATACCTATTGTCAATCTTTGGACTATTACTATCATTTTGTTGTTTTCGTATTAATTTTTGTGATATGTCATTATATATTGTTGAAGGAATCTGTTCAGCATCATAAGAGGGTatagattgtttttgtatcactTTAGTGTCATTTACATGTTCCTGTGTGTAAAACTGATTCACACCTTCTGTGTTTTCTATCGTTGTCTCTTCTTTACTGCAATTAAAGCTATCAGGAATTGTGTCCTTTTCACTGACACATTTACCTCTTGCATTTATTTGTTGCGTGCCTTGTTGTCTTTCCAAAGGTGATACAATGTCAAATTCCTTGTTGGTTTTTTTAGAATCTATTAAGAGATAATTATAGTTCTTTAAATTTGAAGGTTCCAAATTACATTTAACCACAGATGATGATGCACTATTTGTCGAAGAATTAACAGATGCAATTTGCTCTGCACAATCTGAAAGATAGTTATTGTATTAGTGATCTAGTTGATGCATATATTATCTAAGAAAGTAAATAaagatgtataattttataataaaatttgtatatttttataccgAATTATATTACTTCATAATATAATTCCAACAGAGGAATTGACAAGGAACTATTTACAAGAGTGTTAAAATTCACGGAAACTTAAAAATCAAAATGAAGGATAATTCTTACCTTCATTAAACTCGAAATCGTCAAGAACTTTGTCTAAATCAACGGCAAATTTTTCCATTGCGTCGTAGGTATTGGTTACAGTAATTACGAGgtcatttaataaacatttctaTGCAACTTCTGATAGCAGTaaatacaattccattaatggtATCCGTTGTAATAAATGTACGacgtaattttagaatttcttggTAACTATTTGCCAGAAATAATTTAGACAGAGAATTTTAGACGGTGGTCGATCATTACATTACTTGCGTGacattctcaatcttccaataaACTTCTCACGGCGAATAAGTCATTCCGCGTTACAAATTAGTTTGCATTAGGTGTCTTTAGTCAGCAcgtatatttttacaaatcgGTTTCCCTTCATTATCTACGAGACACAATTCTGACATCGGTAGAAAATGGGACAGTCAGAATATTCTGAGTCACGTCCAAGAAAATgaaacacaaaaataaaaaaattaaccaTAAATTTTCGATTATCACGTGGATTAATTGACAGCAGAATAAGTTCTTGTACATACTCATACCATTACTTGTCCATAGAACTGTCATTCTGTACATAAGTACAAGCGTAATGGCACACGTTTTCCTATCGATAAATCGAAGTGTTTCATCTTtattttcgatcgatcgattatATGAAAATCTATTTGTagatttctcaaaattttaaaattataaaagaatctaactattctaaaaattaatttaatgacctttcaagtttttattgtCATAAGTAATATTCAGTAACATTAAACTTATCACTAAATTAtgtaaatgaatattataactgcaatttatattatatgaagTTGTCTACCATGACTATCGTTGTGGAACTTGGCATAGCTTAGTTTATAATGCACGTGTAATGTTGAGTTAAATGCTTCATATACATTTATGtttgaatttaaaaacaatACTTTGTTTTATGtagcagaaaataatttttaattgataaaAGTAGTCAATATGCTCACCACAAAGGTTTTTTTTAGAAAAACTAAAGGAGGAAATGTGTTTAaggtattgaaaattaaaaacaattacTTGACTAAAAGTTATGTAAATCTGTTCTTTGGAATATTGCTCAAACTAAACGTTGTTCATTAAATGAACAGACTTTCTTATtgctaatattaaaattctttctCTGTCCAGACTGTTAGAGAACATTACCTTAGAGATGATATTCACTGTGGCTCTAAGGCATGCGACAAATGCTTATACAGACACCGTAATGTTATTTTGGATGACGAAGATTCAAGCGTAAAAAGTTCCAAACTATCGTATCCATATTATCTTCTGCTTGATACTAACATTATTTTGGATCAGGTAAAGTCTAcattaacataaatattattacaaagttGTAATACtgattttgttattttcatagaactactattattttagattgatattttagaagaaaatattatttgcaacgttataattttgcaaacagTGTTAGAAGAAGTAAAACATAGAAGCTCTActgtgtataaaaaattaaaagacatAATAGCAGATACacatagaaaattttatatatttgtgaaTGAACATCATAAGTATgtctaatatttatatttatgatataGATCTTGTATCATGTTATTAAATACTgcattttatatgtatgtacagaGAAACTTACATCGAACGTAACCCAGGTGAAAGTGCGAATGATAGAAATGACAGAGCAATTAGAGTTGCAACAAAGTGGTATAATACGCATTTAAATTTGAGTGGTTGTAAAACTAAAACTGTATTACTAACTGACGATGTCCACAATAGAGAATTGGCAGAAAAGGAAGGGATACCTGTCCTTTCAAGTAAAGTTTCTTTCATTAATTATATCATTTCAGAAGTATTGTTGTCTTCCCTTTAACTTACATTAATGTTATTTTACAGTGGAAGATTATATTGTTTCACTGGAAAATTCAGGATTTCTGGCAGATAAATTATGTAAGAAAAGTTATAGTGCGAATTCAGACGGTCAAGCATTTTTTCCATGTCATCTTACACCATCTGAATTACATGACGGGATCAAAAATGGAAAACTTTTGCAAGGAACATTTGCCATATCGAGAGAAAACTTTCTTGAAGGATTTGTGAATGTAGAAGGAGTTGAGAAGCAAGTAAGtatttatattctatatttttcacacatatgtatttattacatatatttgatTGTAGATTTTTATCCAAGGTCGCAGTAACCTTAATAGAGCAGTGGATGGAGATACAGTTGCAATAGAACTCTTAGCAGAAGATCAGTGGTCATCTCCCAGTGACATTGTTTTGCAAGATGAAGAAGTAGCAGATGACGATGTTATAGAAACTGACAAGGTGTTGGACAAAATTATTTCTTCCAGCAAAATGCAGAAGACACCCACTGGAAAGATTGTTGGTATTATCAGAAGAAATTGGAGACAATATTGTGGGATACTGCAGCCTAGTAACATAGAAGGGGTAAATGTTTAGGAAGCTGTCATAATTAgctcatatatatatgtatatgatgtgTTTATTTCATCATTCTGTCCTTTCTGTATATAGAACGTCAGACATCTGTTTGTGCCAGCTGAACGAAAAATACCTAAAATAAGAATTGAAACTAGACAATATACAGTGTTAAGCAAACAAAGAATTATTGTTGCTATTGATTCCTGGCCTCGCAATTCTAGATATCCTCTTGGTCATTTCGTACGTGCATTGGGTGCAATAGGAGATAAGGCCACAGAAAACGAAGTAATACTTTTAGAACACGATGTACCA
This region includes:
- the Sara gene encoding smad anchor for receptor activation isoform X2 — translated: MEKFAVDLDKVLDDFEFNEDCAEQIASVNSSTNSASSSVVKCNLEPSNLKNYNYLLIDSKKTNKEFDIVSPLERQQGTQQINARGKCVSEKDTIPDSFNCSKEETTIENTEGVNQFYTQEHVNDTKVIQKQSIPSYDAEQIPSTIYNDISQKLIRKQQNDSNSPKIDNRYGKKLNQCNLKPSVSNVFSSLNEYINAPPGSSDCIHSVLSEQKVQSDIESKTTYHEGEESHFVQSSIKDSDKSIALKQPGDVASITRETSASSHQDVSIALEVPIKLENDIKEDSVKNIHTIHFDETKNEEEILKEVTLNQVHTESSNKVEIVSKTNDYDSDLQEDTNIRNEENSSIPESTYSQSYQCESNSTQLEENEIKLNVEDSGSTDQHENSLNVASKPIGFSNIDNLSEDELTKYLIELEEEEKLNEEYAKHETDKVHKSHENILETTTQNTFPDQVDNGKHVDHVSESLVTESPIIIQKEASHETDNISVINYEKDKVHKDTLSNVTEQQSSQFNAELKDSSISSSKSSKEVQLLHENVCVTSENTCLPNVKNIKDTQEHCMYNLNINQGSLSNGKTEIQLKEEKESHAQDNQACELKIPGDIDNVSEEKPAIAPEITVLNDKIKSSNDAISTSIEASTRPNVSDTNGESEKPVRPQTLDIVLTNNTNEHQIVGSTSDTPSGHAQSNIDGTKEDQGSSPDILDNSLPETNSILGKQPPFWVPDSEAPSCMLCDVKFTVMKRRHHCRACGKVLCSKCCNMKYKLEYQGNINSRVCVSCYQLLTKAESEQSIGEWSSGYSTCVNNNDINSPQGRQPNPNNPMEYCSTIPPLQQLAGGLPPPPTVMVPVGVLKREGGTKNRPEVSKSVMFSDELDMSWDLKPPYRKSGNKRIPTPGSSVSNTTAKRQNVPRLDPVTESYIPQDPNVLPPTVTIHKGQVSYHAVTDEGLLYKTLKNECEPPIMFAINRNLYAYVKILTLQCCINKTCWNITSKGLACVGQDEVILLVEVLPDETRIPKDLLIFINQLYLEAIKGNTVSELGFAVFQGGNLLDSREHAGFLFIRQTLQCLQKIVLPPAPFLFGLLVHRWETPWAKVFPLRLVLRLGAEYRYYPCPLFSVRFRDALYFEIGHTVMKVLADFRNFGYTLPGVRGLTIHLRNRMTDVMFPKNRYDQVIKGLNNSNDHVLAYASNFSISADSHLVCIQTNTGDESSYQTQAISINNKPRTVTGTSFIVINGALKSSMGLSAKSSIVEDGLMVEIMPEKMEALKAALKNMQDFSIGCGRQGALEPDETVNIKWVDNDLQFNLGVKSPIDGQQMDGIPSIRVHNGTDYKGTSRFIRWTEVFIIKSDDHPNGVHDPVDINKLSGNIAKATCTALVKLLDLLANAGLTKLGVRTTVHPDNVGYEAGSEGMKLPPIYMNSLDNELIQVLHKAAQSSQDTHTVLELIFYILDD
- the Sara gene encoding smad anchor for receptor activation isoform X1; protein product: MEKFAVDLDKVLDDFEFNEDCAEQIASVNSSTNSASSSVVKCNLEPSNLKNYNYLLIDSKKTNKEFDIVSPLERQQGTQQINARGKCVSEKDTIPDSFNCSKEETTIENTEGVNQFYTQEHVNDTKVIQKQSIPSYDAEQIPSTIYNDISQKLIRKQQNDSNSPKIDNRYGKKLNQCNLKPSVSNVFSSLNEYINAPPGSSDCIHSVLSEQKVQSDIESKTTYHEGEESHFVQSSIKDSDKSIALKQPGDVASITRETSASSHQDVSIALEVPIKLENDIKEDSVKNIHTIHFDETKNEEEILKEVTLNQVHTESSNKVEIVSKTNDYDSDLQEDTNIRNEENSSIPESTYSQSYQCESNSTQLEENEIKLNVEDSGSTDQHENSLNVASKPIGFSNIDNLSEDELTKYLIELEEEEKLNEEYAKHETDKVHKSHENILETTTQNTFPDQVDNGKHVDHVSESLVTESPIIIQKEASHETDNISVINYEKDKVHKDTLSNVTEQQSSQFNAELKDSSISSSKSSKEVQLLHENVCVTSENTCLPNVKNIKDTQEHCMYNLNINQGSLSNGKTEIQLKEEKESHAQDNQACELKIPGDIDNVSEEKPAIAPEITVLNDKIKSSNDAISTSIEASTRPNVSDTNGESEKPVRPQTLDIVLTNNTNEHQIVGSTSDTPSGHAQSNIDGTKEDQGSSPDILDNSLPETNSILGKQPPFWVPDSEAPSCMLCDVKFTVMKRRHHCRACGKVLCSKCCNMKYKLEYQGNINSRVCVSCYQLLTKAESEQSIGEWSSGYSTCVNNNDINSPQGRQPNPNNPMEYCSTIPPLQQLAGGLPPPPTVMVPVGVLKREGGTKNRPEVSKSVMFSDGIRPGCDLTELDMSWDLKPPYRKSGNKRIPTPGSSVSNTTAKRQNVPRLDPVTESYIPQDPNVLPPTVTIHKGQVSYHAVTDEGLLYKTLKNECEPPIMFAINRNLYAYVKILTLQCCINKTCWNITSKGLACVGQDEVILLVEVLPDETRIPKDLLIFINQLYLEAIKGNTVSELGFAVFQGGNLLDSREHAGFLFIRQTLQCLQKIVLPPAPFLFGLLVHRWETPWAKVFPLRLVLRLGAEYRYYPCPLFSVRFRDALYFEIGHTVMKVLADFRNFGYTLPGVRGLTIHLRNRMTDVMFPKNRYDQVIKGLNNSNDHVLAYASNFSISADSHLVCIQTNTGDESSYQTQAISINNKPRTVTGTSFIVINGALKSSMGLSAKSSIVEDGLMVEIMPEKMEALKAALKNMQDFSIGCGRQGALEPDETVNIKWVDNDLQFNLGVKSPIDGQQMDGIPSIRVHNGTDYKGTSRFIRWTEVFIIKSDDHPNGVHDPVDINKLSGNIAKATCTALVKLLDLLANAGLTKLGVRTTVHPDNVGYEAGSEGMKLPPIYMNSLDNELIQVLHKAAQSSQDTHTVLELIFYILDD
- the Sara gene encoding smad anchor for receptor activation isoform X4, which codes for MEKFAVDLDKVLDDFEFNEDCAEQIASVNSSTNSASSSVVKCNLEPSNLKNYNYLLIDSKKTNKEFDIVSPLERQQGTQQINARGKCVSEKDTIPDSFNCSKEETTIENTEGVNQFYTQEHVNDTKVIQKQSIPSYDAEQIPSTIYNDISQKLIRKQQNDSNSPKIDNRYGKKLNQCNLKPSVSNVFSSLNEYINAPPGSSDCIHSVLSEQKVQSDIESKTTYHEGEESHFVQSSIKDSDKSIALKQPGDVASITRETSASSHQDVSIALEVPIKLENDIKEDSVKNIHTIHFDETKNEEEILKEVTLNQVHTESSNKVEIVSKTNDYDSDLQEDTNIRNEENSSIPESTYSQSYQCESNSTQLEENEIKLNVEDSGSTDQHENSLNVASKPIGFSNIDNLSEDELTKYLIELEEEEKLNEEYAKHETDKVHKSHENILETTTQNTFPDQVDNGKHVDHVSESLVTESPIIIQKEASHETDNISVINYEKDKVHKDTLSNVTEQQSSQFNAELKDSSISSSKSSKEVQLLHENVCVTSENTCLPNVKNIKDTQEHCMYNLNINQGSLSNGKTEIQLKEEKESHAQDNQACELKIPGDIDNVSEEKPAIAPEITVLNDKIKSSNDAISTSIEASTRPNVSDTNGESEKPVRPQTLDIVLTNNTNEHQIVGSTSDTPSGHAQSNIDGTKEDQGSSPDILDNSLPETNSILGKQPPFWVPDSEAPSCMLCDVKFTVMKRRHHCRACGKVLCSKCCNMKYKLEYQGNINSRVCVSCYQLLTKAESEQSIGEWSSGYSTCVNNNDINSPQLAGGLPPPPTVMVPVGVLKREGGTKNRPEVSKSVMFSDELDMSWDLKPPYRKSGNKRIPTPGSSVSNTTAKRQNVPRLDPVTESYIPQDPNVLPPTVTIHKGQVSYHAVTDEGLLYKTLKNECEPPIMFAINRNLYAYVKILTLQCCINKTCWNITSKGLACVGQDEVILLVEVLPDETRIPKDLLIFINQLYLEAIKGNTVSELGFAVFQGGNLLDSREHAGFLFIRQTLQCLQKIVLPPAPFLFGLLVHRWETPWAKVFPLRLVLRLGAEYRYYPCPLFSVRFRDALYFEIGHTVMKVLADFRNFGYTLPGVRGLTIHLRNRMTDVMFPKNRYDQVIKGLNNSNDHVLAYASNFSISADSHLVCIQTNTGDESSYQTQAISINNKPRTVTGTSFIVINGALKSSMGLSAKSSIVEDGLMVEIMPEKMEALKAALKNMQDFSIGCGRQGALEPDETVNIKWVDNDLQFNLGVKSPIDGQQMDGIPSIRVHNGTDYKGTSRFIRWTEVFIIKSDDHPNGVHDPVDINKLSGNIAKATCTALVKLLDLLANAGLTKLGVRTTVHPDNVGYEAGSEGMKLPPIYMNSLDNELIQVLHKAAQSSQDTHTVLELIFYILDD
- the Sara gene encoding smad anchor for receptor activation isoform X5 gives rise to the protein MEKFAVDLDKVLDDFEFNEDSKKTNKEFDIVSPLERQQGTQQINARGKCVSEKDTIPDSFNCSKEETTIENTEGVNQFYTQEHVNDTKVIQKQSIPSYDAEQIPSTIYNDISQKLIRKQQNDSNSPKIDNRYGKKLNQCNLKPSVSNVFSSLNEYINAPPGSSDCIHSVLSEQKVQSDIESKTTYHEGEESHFVQSSIKDSDKSIALKQPGDVASITRETSASSHQDVSIALEVPIKLENDIKEDSVKNIHTIHFDETKNEEEILKEVTLNQVHTESSNKVEIVSKTNDYDSDLQEDTNIRNEENSSIPESTYSQSYQCESNSTQLEENEIKLNVEDSGSTDQHENSLNVASKPIGFSNIDNLSEDELTKYLIELEEEEKLNEEYAKHETDKVHKSHENILETTTQNTFPDQVDNGKHVDHVSESLVTESPIIIQKEASHETDNISVINYEKDKVHKDTLSNVTEQQSSQFNAELKDSSISSSKSSKEVQLLHENVCVTSENTCLPNVKNIKDTQEHCMYNLNINQGSLSNGKTEIQLKEEKESHAQDNQACELKIPGDIDNVSEEKPAIAPEITVLNDKIKSSNDAISTSIEASTRPNVSDTNGESEKPVRPQTLDIVLTNNTNEHQIVGSTSDTPSGHAQSNIDGTKEDQGSSPDILDNSLPETNSILGKQPPFWVPDSEAPSCMLCDVKFTVMKRRHHCRACGKVLCSKCCNMKYKLEYQGNINSRVCVSCYQLLTKAESEQSIGEWSSGYSTCVNNNDINSPQGRQPNPNNPMEYCSTIPPLQQLAGGLPPPPTVMVPVGVLKREGGTKNRPEVSKSVMFSDGIRPGCDLTELDMSWDLKPPYRKSGNKRIPTPGSSVSNTTAKRQNVPRLDPVTESYIPQDPNVLPPTVTIHKGQVSYHAVTDEGLLYKTLKNECEPPIMFAINRNLYAYVKILTLQCCINKTCWNITSKGLACVGQDEVILLVEVLPDETRIPKDLLIFINQLYLEAIKGNTVSELGFAVFQGGNLLDSREHAGFLFIRQTLQCLQKIVLPPAPFLFGLLVHRWETPWAKVFPLRLVLRLGAEYRYYPCPLFSVRFRDALYFEIGHTVMKVLADFRNFGYTLPGVRGLTIHLRNRMTDVMFPKNRYDQVIKGLNNSNDHVLAYASNFSISADSHLVCIQTNTGDESSYQTQAISINNKPRTVTGTSFIVINGALKSSMGLSAKSSIVEDGLMVEIMPEKMEALKAALKNMQDFSIGCGRQGALEPDETVNIKWVDNDLQFNLGVKSPIDGQQMDGIPSIRVHNGTDYKGTSRFIRWTEVFIIKSDDHPNGVHDPVDINKLSGNIAKATCTALVKLLDLLANAGLTKLGVRTTVHPDNVGYEAGSEGMKLPPIYMNSLDNELIQVLHKAAQSSQDTHTVLELIFYILDD